A single window of Paenibacillus sp. FSL H8-0537 DNA harbors:
- the tsaD gene encoding tRNA (adenosine(37)-N6)-threonylcarbamoyltransferase complex transferase subunit TsaD: protein MTTAANESKSGLILAIETSCDETSVAVIQDGKHILSNVISSQIEVHQRFGGVVPEIASRKHVEVITLMIEQAIAESGMKLKDLSAIAVTQGPGLVGALLVGIVAAKTLAMALDLPLIGTHHIAGHIYANQLVHELEYPCMALVVSGGHTELVLLENEGSFRMIGRTRDDAVGEAYDKVARSLKLPYPGGPHIDRLASVASEALALPRAWLEADSYDFSFSGLKSAVLAVINQTQMRGDTLNEAALARGFQESVIEVLVEKALRAVRAYGAKQLLLCGGVAANRGLRAALTSRCEAEGVPLLIPPLTLCTDNAAMIGAAAFLKWQRGEYSSLDLKAEPSFSLEGWMAPQAQS, encoded by the coding sequence ATGACGACAGCGGCAAATGAAAGCAAGTCAGGCCTTATTCTTGCCATTGAGACGAGCTGTGATGAAACATCCGTTGCCGTTATTCAGGATGGAAAGCATATATTATCGAACGTCATTTCGAGCCAAATCGAGGTGCATCAGCGCTTTGGCGGCGTTGTGCCGGAAATTGCCTCACGCAAGCATGTAGAGGTCATTACGCTGATGATTGAGCAGGCGATTGCTGAATCGGGTATGAAGCTGAAGGATTTATCCGCAATTGCGGTGACGCAGGGGCCGGGACTAGTCGGAGCACTGCTTGTTGGAATCGTAGCGGCCAAAACACTGGCGATGGCTCTCGACCTGCCCTTAATCGGCACCCATCATATAGCGGGACATATTTACGCTAACCAGCTCGTCCATGAACTGGAATATCCGTGTATGGCGCTAGTCGTTTCTGGCGGTCACACGGAGCTTGTGCTGCTCGAAAATGAGGGCTCCTTCCGCATGATTGGTCGCACGCGCGACGATGCGGTTGGAGAAGCTTACGACAAAGTAGCCCGTTCGCTCAAGCTGCCTTATCCGGGCGGGCCGCATATCGATAGGTTGGCATCCGTTGCATCGGAAGCGCTGGCGCTGCCAAGGGCATGGCTGGAGGCGGATTCCTATGATTTCAGCTTCAGCGGTCTGAAGTCGGCGGTGCTCGCTGTTATTAATCAGACGCAGATGCGTGGGGATACGCTCAATGAAGCGGCGCTGGCACGGGGCTTTCAGGAATCGGTCATCGAGGTTCTCGTTGAAAAAGCGCTTCGCGCCGTTCGCGCCTATGGCGCCAAGCAGCTGCTGCTGTGCGGAGGCGTCGCAGCGAATCGCGGCCTGCGGGCAGCTCTGACTTCCCGCTGCGAAGCCGAAGGCGTGCCGCTGCTCATTCCGCCGCTGACGCTGTGCACGGATAATGCGGCGATGATTGGTGCCGCCGCTTTCCTGAAATGGCAGCGCGGCGAATATTCGTCGCTTGATCTTAAAGCTGAGCCGAGCTTCAGCCTAGAAGGCTGGATGGCACCGCAGGCGCAGAGCTAG
- the comX gene encoding competence pheromone ComX yields the protein MLKEFIRSLAKDSHMMDLAMSGNLQMAGVTPAEKKAIFETLSIQADKKDNYQMVYWT from the coding sequence GTGTTGAAAGAATTTATTCGTTCTTTAGCCAAAGACTCGCATATGATGGATTTAGCAATGAGCGGGAACTTGCAAATGGCTGGAGTGACTCCAGCGGAGAAAAAAGCGATTTTTGAAACCCTGAGCATTCAAGCAGATAAGAAGGATAATTACCAAATGGTCTATTGGACTTAA
- a CDS encoding ATP-binding protein produces the protein MKNSQGEYLVESLQPAGQAVLKGIHVGDVIEEVNGKPADQNVNIIKFSSVERVESIVVGGKTGESRKVTFNRGWNGDHTGLELLIQLYLPWASLLLFLGLSSFLYKKRKNDSAAIMLILFFLAIGLSYFSSAAAYRNDLVGVTVMYAVIPFVAILFLLFMNMYLRRYGIIFISPKLIWCLSAAFSVVSLFCLVYIWTNFIPKQLFLNARMVYHATLIVGNFICVYQLFRKFFYYRNSRFNSLFKITLTSHLAAFTPFTTMNLLPLLGGNIQILPAAFTAPFLFVLPIVYFYLLTSNQLFDVDFILTRFKYYTLLSLLPALVVTMMIAAIVSSDTVFSWVRWLQIFIINYAVMTLFLYSKEQIDHKFRPKLFKAMYSYQDSLDRFSRKIARVMKRDDLEMVLKEEIGALIPASRIDFLIVDQIEALVIPAGEQDDEQSTAIFLLQVTESLQVGEVVELPHGLGLIIGCQKSKQYIVWIGSKTNHTRFNSDELRWLKTLANYASIVFENLYLIESLIEDLESEVKKEQATTPWILRLLFCLSENERRKLAADLHDSALQDQLLWYRRLEALMLDHPITEKLEVELDEIKEGLLDVIHQIRETCNELRPPLLKEMGIVEALESIIEHTQMRNNFAVDFRAKPFDNLLNEEQITAIYRIVQELLRNADKHARANLVTLELEQRTNIVYFHYKDDGVGMDVDYMEASFEHMGLSGIKERVASLEGEITFRSKRGKGLEVIIILPQNMTTGRSERGLLRDSYLIS, from the coding sequence GTGAAGAATTCACAAGGTGAGTACTTGGTTGAGTCCCTTCAGCCAGCAGGACAAGCTGTTCTGAAGGGCATTCATGTTGGGGACGTCATTGAGGAAGTGAATGGAAAACCGGCAGATCAGAATGTGAATATCATCAAGTTTTCTTCCGTAGAGAGAGTCGAAAGTATTGTCGTTGGTGGAAAAACTGGCGAATCAAGAAAAGTGACTTTCAATCGAGGATGGAATGGTGATCATACAGGTTTGGAACTGCTCATTCAACTTTATCTTCCTTGGGCTTCACTGCTATTGTTTCTCGGTTTATCCTCCTTTTTGTATAAGAAAAGGAAAAATGATAGTGCTGCTATTATGCTTATATTATTTTTCTTAGCGATTGGGTTGAGTTATTTTTCTTCAGCCGCAGCCTATCGAAATGATTTGGTAGGTGTTACCGTTATGTATGCGGTAATTCCATTTGTAGCTATTTTATTCTTGTTATTTATGAATATGTACCTGCGAAGATATGGTATTATCTTTATTAGCCCTAAGCTAATATGGTGTTTATCAGCAGCATTCAGCGTCGTTTCATTGTTTTGCCTCGTCTACATTTGGACGAATTTTATTCCGAAACAATTATTTTTAAACGCTAGAATGGTATACCATGCCACACTGATAGTTGGTAATTTCATTTGCGTCTACCAGTTGTTTAGAAAATTCTTTTATTATCGGAATAGCAGGTTCAACTCTTTGTTCAAAATAACGCTGACTTCGCATTTGGCTGCGTTCACTCCATTTACGACAATGAATTTATTGCCGTTGTTGGGAGGAAACATTCAAATTTTGCCAGCGGCGTTCACAGCACCTTTTTTGTTCGTGCTGCCGATCGTTTACTTTTATTTATTAACATCCAACCAATTGTTTGATGTTGATTTTATATTGACCCGATTTAAGTATTATACATTGCTGTCCTTATTGCCGGCGCTTGTCGTTACGATGATGATTGCTGCGATTGTAAGTAGTGACACTGTATTCTCTTGGGTCAGATGGCTTCAAATCTTTATCATTAATTACGCTGTTATGACCCTGTTTCTTTATTCCAAGGAGCAGATTGATCATAAATTTCGTCCCAAGCTTTTTAAAGCGATGTACAGCTACCAAGACAGCCTTGATCGTTTCTCACGCAAAATTGCACGAGTCATGAAGCGGGATGATCTGGAGATGGTGCTGAAAGAAGAAATTGGGGCACTGATTCCGGCTAGCCGAATTGATTTTCTCATTGTAGACCAGATTGAAGCATTGGTTATTCCGGCAGGAGAGCAGGATGATGAGCAGAGTACCGCTATTTTTCTGCTGCAAGTGACTGAATCGCTTCAAGTCGGGGAAGTCGTTGAGCTGCCTCATGGTCTGGGACTAATTATTGGCTGTCAGAAGTCAAAGCAGTACATCGTATGGATTGGCTCCAAAACCAACCATACCCGTTTCAATTCAGATGAGCTTCGTTGGCTCAAGACACTTGCGAATTATGCAAGTATCGTGTTTGAAAACTTATATCTGATTGAAAGCTTAATCGAGGATTTAGAATCTGAGGTTAAGAAGGAGCAGGCTACAACACCTTGGATTTTAAGATTGTTGTTTTGCCTCTCGGAAAATGAACGGCGGAAGCTTGCAGCCGATCTTCATGATTCTGCGCTTCAAGACCAATTATTGTGGTACCGAAGGCTGGAAGCACTCATGCTGGACCATCCGATAACGGAAAAGCTTGAAGTCGAGCTTGACGAAATCAAGGAAGGACTTCTTGATGTCATCCATCAAATTCGGGAAACCTGCAATGAGTTAAGACCGCCGCTGCTTAAGGAAATGGGCATTGTTGAAGCATTGGAATCGATCATTGAGCATACGCAAATGAGAAACAATTTTGCAGTCGATTTTCGGGCCAAGCCTTTCGACAACCTGCTTAACGAAGAGCAGATTACAGCGATTTACCGCATTGTCCAAGAGTTGCTTCGTAATGCTGATAAGCATGCGCGTGCCAATCTGGTCACGTTAGAGTTGGAGCAGAGAACAAACATAGTTTATTTTCACTATAAGGACGATGGGGTCGGCATGGATGTCGATTACATGGAGGCTTCTTTCGAGCATATGGGTTTATCCGGTATTAAAGAAAGAGTCGCTAGCCTTGAAGGTGAAATAACATTCCGGTCGAAACGTGGAAAAGGTCTTGAGGTCATTATTATATTGCCGCAAAATATGACGACTGGCCGATCGGAAAGGGGTTTGCTGCGTGATTCGTATCTTATTAGTTGA
- the rimI gene encoding ribosomal protein S18-alanine N-acetyltransferase, whose amino-acid sequence MMREIDRDEIIYRSMTLQDIPFIVAIEHEAFTGPWTAEAFTNELTNNMFAKYMVMEYEKQVIGYAGMWVIVDEAHVTNVAVRSDHRGQGLGKLLLGELQRTAVFFGANKMTLEVRVSNEVAQRLYRSLGFESSGVRPGYYSDNQEDALIMWAELDTSSLGVREEG is encoded by the coding sequence ATGATGAGAGAAATCGATCGGGATGAGATTATTTATCGCTCCATGACGTTGCAAGATATACCGTTTATTGTGGCAATTGAGCATGAGGCTTTCACGGGCCCATGGACAGCTGAAGCTTTTACCAATGAATTGACGAATAATATGTTTGCCAAATATATGGTGATGGAATATGAGAAGCAAGTTATCGGATATGCGGGCATGTGGGTGATCGTGGACGAGGCGCATGTGACGAATGTAGCGGTTCGTTCCGATCATCGCGGACAGGGACTCGGAAAGCTGCTGCTGGGCGAGCTTCAGCGGACGGCGGTATTTTTCGGTGCGAACAAAATGACGCTGGAGGTCCGGGTATCAAACGAGGTGGCGCAGCGGCTTTACCGCAGTCTGGGTTTTGAATCTTCAGGCGTTCGTCCCGGCTATTATTCAGATAATCAGGAGGATGCGCTCATTATGTGGGCGGAGCTTGATACGAGCAGCTTGGGCGTCCGGGAAGAGGGGTAG
- a CDS encoding 2-isopropylmalate synthase codes for MTTVNETNNGIRKIQIFDTTLRDGEQSPGASIDPERKIIIARQLGKLGIDVIEPGFAISSPGEFAAIQQISRELQHVEIAGFARMMKVDIDAAVKATQDAARRRLHLFISSSDIHLQHQLNKTRQEVVQIAREMIAYGKQFVDEIEFSAMDATRSDRNFVIELVEAAIAEGATIINLPDTLGYAMPDEIDDMFRSVRRLARGGETVRYSTHCHNDLGMAAANSLAAIRAGATQVEVTVNGVGERAGNCSLEEIAMIIETRKSVLQMETRIEQSEIYETSRMVSRAMHYPIAFNKPIVGRNAFQHESGIHQDGLLKNRNTYEIMDPEAMGIPRSMIVLGRHSGRHAIKHRLSEYGIAVEGEELVNVYNRFKQVADEKKLVTDNELIRIAGEMTATQPDPYMLTDLQVLSGSHKSRIATVTIRENDLGTEHSYTGTGDGPLEAVIHCIQQAIPVAAEFEDLEIHSLSTGEDAHGEAVVTIVNNGERYRGTSIHSDIVYAAAQAYVAACNQAMLSINKRANEQSVI; via the coding sequence ATGACAACGGTAAATGAGACGAATAACGGGATTAGAAAAATTCAAATTTTTGATACGACGCTGCGAGACGGTGAGCAGTCTCCGGGCGCTTCCATCGATCCTGAGCGTAAAATTATTATCGCCCGCCAGCTGGGTAAGCTGGGCATTGACGTCATCGAGCCGGGCTTTGCTATTTCCAGCCCAGGCGAATTTGCAGCGATTCAGCAAATTTCCCGCGAGCTGCAGCATGTTGAAATTGCCGGCTTTGCCCGAATGATGAAGGTTGATATTGATGCGGCGGTCAAGGCGACGCAGGATGCGGCAAGAAGAAGGCTGCATCTATTTATTTCCTCGTCCGACATTCATCTGCAGCACCAGCTAAACAAAACGCGCCAGGAAGTGGTGCAAATCGCCCGTGAGATGATTGCTTATGGCAAGCAGTTCGTAGATGAAATTGAATTTTCAGCGATGGATGCAACGCGCTCGGATCGCAATTTTGTCATAGAATTGGTCGAAGCGGCTATAGCCGAAGGTGCGACGATCATCAATCTGCCGGATACGCTGGGCTATGCGATGCCAGACGAAATTGATGATATGTTCCGCTCTGTCCGTCGCCTGGCAAGAGGCGGAGAAACGGTTCGCTACAGCACTCATTGCCATAACGATCTGGGGATGGCAGCTGCGAACAGCCTGGCGGCCATTCGTGCAGGTGCGACGCAGGTAGAGGTTACCGTCAATGGCGTTGGAGAGCGCGCCGGTAACTGTTCACTAGAGGAAATTGCGATGATTATCGAAACACGCAAGTCGGTGCTGCAAATGGAGACGCGGATTGAGCAAAGCGAAATTTATGAAACGTCGCGGATGGTCAGCCGGGCAATGCATTATCCGATTGCATTTAATAAGCCGATTGTGGGCCGCAATGCGTTCCAGCATGAGTCTGGCATCCATCAGGACGGCCTGCTGAAAAACCGCAATACGTATGAAATTATGGACCCGGAAGCGATGGGTATTCCGCGCAGCATGATCGTGCTGGGCAGACACTCCGGCCGTCACGCAATCAAGCATCGCCTGTCGGAATACGGGATCGCCGTAGAAGGCGAGGAACTGGTCAATGTGTACAATCGCTTCAAGCAAGTAGCCGATGAGAAGAAGCTGGTGACGGATAATGAGCTGATTCGCATCGCTGGCGAAATGACGGCGACTCAGCCTGATCCATATATGCTGACCGATCTGCAGGTGCTGTCGGGCAGCCATAAATCCCGTATTGCGACCGTGACGATTCGTGAAAATGATCTGGGTACCGAGCATTCCTATACAGGAACTGGCGATGGACCTCTAGAAGCCGTTATTCACTGTATTCAGCAAGCGATCCCCGTTGCGGCAGAATTCGAGGATCTGGAAATCCATTCGTTGTCCACAGGTGAGGATGCACACGGTGAGGCGGTCGTGACAATAGTCAACAATGGCGAGCGCTATCGTGGAACTTCGATTCATAGCGACATCGTATATGCAGCCGCACAGGCATATGTGGCAGCCTGCAATCAAGCGATGCTGAGCATTAATAAGCGGGCGAATGAACAAAGTGTGATTTAA
- the tsaB gene encoding tRNA (adenosine(37)-N6)-threonylcarbamoyltransferase complex dimerization subunit type 1 TsaB, which translates to MVEQAQQPILAFDTSTAALAAAVIQGDRILGEIQSFAERNHSVYIITHLKQLLEDCGVSKDALGGIAVGGGPGSYTGMRIAVTAAKTLAWTWDKPLVALSSLEAIAYGACERLKQTDALISSVPQQIQSADPNMNKGAVWFIPIMDARRGQVYTASFSYAYGDQWERQAADGIRLMRDWIDQLLEQVQKQANYVTKIYITGDLKLHEAEAQRLVEGCAEAGVEVSLFPYELEGRAIAELGRKRLLAGDTDDLHTLAPNYTQLHEAEVKLQEKEAALKAAKEAEWAAAQSASLESVINADVDAARVKDAEP; encoded by the coding sequence ATGGTTGAACAGGCGCAGCAGCCCATATTAGCATTTGATACCTCGACGGCTGCCCTTGCGGCGGCTGTTATTCAAGGTGATCGGATTTTAGGTGAAATTCAATCTTTTGCGGAGCGCAATCACTCCGTTTATATTATTACGCATTTAAAGCAGCTGCTTGAGGATTGCGGTGTAAGCAAGGATGCGCTTGGAGGCATCGCTGTAGGCGGTGGCCCAGGCTCTTACACGGGTATGCGAATTGCAGTAACGGCGGCTAAGACGCTTGCTTGGACCTGGGATAAGCCGTTAGTAGCGCTGTCCAGCCTTGAAGCGATTGCTTACGGGGCATGTGAGCGATTAAAACAAACGGATGCTCTGATTTCATCAGTGCCGCAGCAAATTCAGTCGGCTGATCCTAATATGAACAAGGGAGCAGTATGGTTCATTCCTATCATGGATGCAAGGCGGGGCCAAGTATATACAGCAAGCTTCTCCTATGCATATGGCGATCAATGGGAACGTCAGGCGGCGGATGGAATTAGGCTGATGCGGGATTGGATCGATCAGTTACTGGAGCAAGTTCAGAAGCAGGCTAACTATGTTACTAAAATTTACATCACTGGCGATCTTAAGCTTCATGAGGCGGAGGCGCAGCGGCTTGTGGAAGGCTGTGCAGAAGCGGGTGTAGAGGTCAGTCTGTTTCCTTATGAGCTGGAAGGCCGGGCGATAGCTGAGCTGGGGCGGAAACGGCTGCTTGCAGGTGATACAGATGACCTCCATACGCTTGCGCCCAACTATACGCAGCTGCATGAGGCGGAAGTTAAGCTGCAGGAGAAAGAAGCTGCCCTAAAGGCTGCAAAGGAAGCTGAATGGGCAGCCGCTCAATCGGCTTCTCTAGAGTCTGTCATAAATGCCGATGTGGATGCGGCTCGAGTAAAGGATGCGGAGCCATGA
- the tsaE gene encoding tRNA (adenosine(37)-N6)-threonylcarbamoyltransferase complex ATPase subunit type 1 TsaE → MQTAIGEAQWKASSTKDTEELATLIASWAKPGTLLALDGDLGAGKTAFSQFFAKAIGVQGIVNSPTFTIIKEYEGADMPFYHMDVYRVSLEEADELGLDDYFYGSGVTIVEWASLIEELLPEERLELYLEHTGGEQRLIRLKGIGEVYAGWCQFLNDREVGKQNG, encoded by the coding sequence ATGCAAACAGCGATTGGAGAAGCACAGTGGAAGGCGAGCAGCACGAAGGATACGGAAGAACTTGCGACGCTAATTGCTTCATGGGCAAAACCGGGCACGCTGCTGGCGCTTGACGGCGATCTTGGTGCTGGGAAAACGGCGTTTTCACAGTTTTTTGCCAAAGCGATTGGCGTGCAGGGCATAGTGAATAGTCCAACTTTTACGATTATCAAAGAATATGAAGGCGCAGATATGCCCTTTTATCATATGGATGTTTATCGTGTTTCTCTTGAAGAAGCGGACGAGTTGGGGCTTGACGACTATTTTTATGGCAGCGGCGTGACGATAGTGGAATGGGCAAGCTTGATCGAAGAGCTATTGCCTGAGGAGCGCCTAGAGCTGTATTTGGAGCATACGGGCGGCGAGCAGCGGCTAATTCGACTGAAAGGCATCGGTGAAGTCTACGCAGGCTGGTGCCAGTTTTTGAATGACAGGGAAGTAGGGAAGCAAAATGGTTGA
- a CDS encoding thiamine-phosphate kinase yields MDEFASISHWTAGRQPADWQQQRGVTLGIGDDTAIIAPAAMADELEGPLELLMAVDTMVETVHFNAYTMTDEDIGYKALAANVSDIAAMGGLPRHALVSVSVPAAYGPERIARLYDGLYACAANYGVAIVGGDTTSSPQHLVVAVTVTGAVEAGRALRRSGAKPGDAVVLTGAVGLSAAGLHLLLARKQERQGQEQAVSEAMEAFEAGDASEMNSAGESQTVSSEGASANAEHEEERGAAVLIAAHCRPVPSVRAGRLLLERGSCHCLNDVSDGLASEAWEIAEASKCCLVLKEDLLPRSGSMAAYAADVGIDPLEWMLYGGEDYVLLGTMEAADVQAAREAFRAEGLPFYMVGEVRQGAPSVELELSLPAKATNMDSAAAKRMPLAKRGYNHFKK; encoded by the coding sequence TTGGATGAGTTTGCAAGCATCAGCCATTGGACGGCGGGCAGGCAACCGGCCGATTGGCAGCAGCAAAGAGGCGTGACGCTTGGTATTGGCGATGATACGGCCATTATTGCTCCTGCGGCGATGGCCGATGAGCTGGAAGGCCCATTGGAGCTGCTGATGGCCGTCGACACGATGGTGGAGACGGTGCACTTTAATGCCTATACGATGACGGATGAGGATATCGGGTATAAGGCGCTTGCCGCGAACGTAAGCGATATCGCGGCAATGGGCGGTTTGCCGCGGCATGCGCTCGTGTCTGTGAGCGTGCCAGCGGCGTATGGGCCGGAGCGGATAGCCCGGCTCTATGATGGGCTTTATGCGTGCGCCGCGAATTACGGCGTCGCGATTGTTGGCGGCGATACGACGTCTTCGCCGCAGCACTTGGTTGTTGCGGTGACGGTGACGGGAGCCGTCGAAGCTGGGCGGGCTTTGCGGCGCTCCGGGGCGAAGCCCGGAGACGCGGTTGTGCTGACCGGAGCCGTCGGTCTGTCGGCGGCGGGGCTGCATTTGCTGCTCGCGCGGAAGCAGGAGCGGCAGGGGCAAGAGCAGGCAGTGAGCGAAGCAATGGAAGCGTTCGAAGCTGGTGATGCCAGTGAGATGAACTCTGCTGGGGAGTCGCAAACAGTAAGCTCTGAGGGAGCTTCCGCTAATGCAGAGCATGAAGAGGAACGCGGAGCGGCAGTGCTTATAGCGGCACATTGCCGCCCTGTGCCTTCCGTGCGCGCGGGACGTTTGCTGCTAGAGCGTGGCAGCTGCCATTGTCTAAATGATGTGAGCGATGGACTCGCCAGTGAAGCATGGGAAATTGCCGAAGCCTCGAAGTGCTGCCTTGTACTTAAGGAAGATTTGCTACCACGCAGCGGCAGTATGGCTGCTTATGCGGCTGATGTCGGAATTGATCCACTGGAGTGGATGCTTTATGGCGGCGAGGATTATGTGCTGCTAGGCACAATGGAAGCCGCTGATGTGCAGGCCGCCCGAGAAGCATTCCGTGCTGAAGGCTTGCCATTTTATATGGTTGGCGAGGTGAGGCAGGGGGCGCCTTCCGTGGAGCTGGAGCTGTCGTTGCCAGCCAAAGCAACGAATATGGACAGCGCCGCTGCCAAACGTATGCCGCTTGCCAAGCGAGGCTATAATCATTTTAAGAAATGA
- a CDS encoding ABC transporter ATP-binding protein: MIKVDSVCKAYGSNQAVDNISLRIKEGELFGIIGTNGAGKTTLLEMLMGLRQPDKGQIEVLGVNPAAETTELQEHIGLHLQSISLVDKLNVREALEMFRSFYKCSTEMEEIIDRFGLESYLDRPVRRLSGGWRQRVALAISVVNNPKIIFLDEPTTGLDMQAREEYWSIILELKRQGKTIVLSCHDMGEMQHHCDRIAVLRQGNLVKCDTPKRLISQIPAGGLTMEAVYVHFAYAGAV, encoded by the coding sequence ATGATTAAGGTAGACTCGGTATGTAAAGCTTATGGCTCGAATCAGGCTGTCGATAATATATCCTTGCGTATAAAAGAAGGGGAGTTATTTGGCATTATCGGCACGAACGGCGCTGGAAAGACGACGCTGCTCGAAATGCTGATGGGACTGCGTCAGCCTGACAAGGGACAAATCGAGGTGCTTGGCGTTAATCCGGCTGCTGAAACAACTGAGCTTCAGGAGCATATTGGCCTTCATCTGCAAAGTATATCGCTGGTGGATAAGCTGAATGTGAGGGAGGCGCTGGAAATGTTCCGCTCCTTCTATAAATGTTCAACCGAGATGGAAGAGATTATTGACCGCTTTGGCTTGGAGAGCTACTTGGATCGTCCCGTTAGGCGTTTGTCTGGCGGCTGGCGGCAGCGCGTGGCGCTGGCGATTTCTGTCGTCAACAACCCAAAGATTATTTTTCTGGATGAACCGACTACCGGGCTGGATATGCAAGCGAGAGAAGAATATTGGTCTATTATATTGGAGCTCAAGCGCCAAGGGAAAACGATAGTTTTGTCCTGCCATGATATGGGGGAAATGCAGCATCATTGTGATCGTATAGCTGTGCTGCGCCAAGGAAATCTAGTGAAATGCGATACCCCTAAGCGATTAATTTCGCAAATTCCAGCCGGTGGTTTAACGATGGAAGCCGTATATGTCCATTTTGCTTACGCGGGAGCCGTGTAA
- a CDS encoding polyprenyl synthetase family protein, with protein MEDCVPKIEFEMREMVRRHFTVDSLIQYAYLFLMDRLNEQLPFGRLTVLHYRMFGGEGAAVYRAAAAVEFLILATDIFDDLQDQDAPKQAWSEAPLPIALHLAAAFLTLSQQAMMDSEFDSSHVQTTMKMMNLQLLQAANGQMMDLMNAVSDEQSYFQSIKQKSAALIVHACMTGVMLTGRGWHPIVAEYAVEVGMAAQIKNDIRDLLRWDEKNDFLQRKKTLLTLYMLEDAVDQHNWIRDYFEGRLNEADVADKRGLLEEAYEKSGAMLYGSVVMRTHYNRFMELMDSVPEVAGHKEMLLSILAKE; from the coding sequence TTGGAGGACTGTGTACCTAAAATCGAATTTGAAATGCGAGAGATGGTCAGACGACATTTTACAGTGGACTCATTGATTCAGTACGCCTACTTATTTTTAATGGACAGGCTGAATGAGCAGCTTCCTTTTGGACGCTTGACGGTGCTCCACTACCGGATGTTCGGCGGTGAAGGGGCGGCAGTGTATCGTGCGGCGGCAGCGGTTGAATTTCTTATTCTGGCGACCGATATTTTCGATGATTTGCAGGATCAGGATGCGCCAAAGCAGGCCTGGTCTGAAGCTCCTCTGCCTATAGCACTGCATCTTGCAGCTGCTTTTTTGACCCTTTCGCAGCAAGCGATGATGGATTCTGAATTCGATAGCTCCCATGTCCAAACAACAATGAAAATGATGAATCTTCAATTGCTGCAAGCGGCGAACGGGCAAATGATGGATTTAATGAACGCTGTGTCCGACGAGCAGTCTTATTTTCAGTCGATTAAGCAAAAGTCGGCTGCTTTAATCGTTCATGCCTGTATGACGGGCGTTATGCTGACCGGCCGAGGCTGGCATCCGATTGTAGCGGAATATGCGGTTGAGGTGGGAATGGCGGCTCAAATTAAAAATGACATTCGCGATCTGCTTCGCTGGGATGAGAAAAATGACTTTTTGCAGCGGAAGAAAACGCTTCTTACTCTGTACATGCTTGAGGATGCTGTAGACCAGCATAATTGGATTAGGGATTATTTTGAAGGTCGCTTGAATGAGGCTGATGTAGCGGATAAGCGCGGCCTGCTTGAGGAAGCTTATGAAAAATCCGGTGCCATGCTGTACGGTTCAGTTGTGATGCGCACACATTATAACCGTTTTATGGAGCTCATGGATTCGGTTCCTGAGGTGGCCGGGCATAAGGAAATGCTGTTAAGCATATTGGCTAAAGAATAG